The genomic DNA AGCAACGGCTTTTTTTACCCCAATAGACTTTATCAACTCTTGTAATTCTACACTTTGAGTATCTTCACTATTATTATAATGAAGCGCTGCACCTATTCCAAGAATCAAATTATCAACTGATAATCCATATGATTTTGCTGTCATTAAAGGTTTAATCAATCTATCTTTATCACTTAGTTTTCTTAATGGTTCCCTTCCGACTCTTAATACATCATCATTAAGATATGGATTTTTAAATCTATTTAAAATTTTATCAATATATTTATAGTGCACTTCTGAGTCAAAATTGTATTTTTTAATCAATCCTTCTCCACTTTCTACCATTGCACTTTTGACTATATCACAGATAAATTTATCTTTTATACTCTCTTCTATAGTCTTATATCCTTTTAAATATCCTATATAAGCTGTTATAGCATGACCTGTATTCAGTGTAAACAATTTACGTTCTATATAAGCCATAAGATTATCAGCTAAATTCATTCCAACTATAGTTGGTATTTCCCCTTTAAATCCTTGTTTTTCAACATTCCACTCATAAAAATTTTCAACTGTTACATCAAGAGGATTTTCGTTTTTACCAGGAGGAACTATTCTATCAACTGAACAGTTTGGAAAACCAACATACATCTCTAAATATTCTACTTCTTCCTTATTTAAATACTTAAGTACCTCTTCTTTTAAAGAAGAACTTGCGTATATTGCATTTTCACATGCTATTATATTTAGATTACTTGTTAATCCCTTTTCTTTTCTAGCCTTTATACCTTTTGCAATTGTAGAGGCTATTTTAGTCAAAACTAAAGGTCCAACTGCTGTAGTTATTATTTCAGCCTGTACAATCTCATCTATTATTTCTTCTTTTATAGATGAAACCGCACTTATATTATCAATTACTTCATCTATACATTCTACATCTCTTATGTGTATAGTATACTTTTTATCTTTGTTTATTGAGTTTAATATATCCTCATTTACATCAGCAAATACTACATGATAACCCGACTTAACTAACAAGCCTCCAATAAAACCTCTTCCAATATTTCCTGCTCCAAACTGAATTGCCTTTTTCATTTTAAATCCCTCCTAAGATTAGTTGGCAAAAGCTTCCATAAAAGCTTGTTTGTCATTTGAATTTTTTAGTCTTTCTGTTAAGTCATCATCTAAAACTACTGCTATATTAGATAGTATTTCTAAATGTTCATCTCCAACACCAGCTATTCCTATTAATAAATATGCTTTTTCTCCATCAAAATCTATACCATTAGGGAATTGTAATATAACTATTCCAGAAGATAATATTTCTTTTTTTGCTTCATTTACACCATGTGGAATAGCAACTCCCATTCCCATATATGTAGTCATTACTTTTTCTCTTTCTAACATTGCTGGTATATATTCTTCTTTTACATATCCATTTTCAACTAATTTTCTTCCTGCTAAAGTTATAGCTTCTTCCTTTGAAACACTATCTAACCCTAAAAATATATTATTCTCATTCAATACTTTACTCATAGTATCAACCTTCCTTTTTAATATTAATTTTATTTATCTATAAATGCTTTTAATCTGTTTGTATAAAAATTAAAAACTATATCTTTTACCTCTAATGCCATCTCTTCTATAGAGAATTTATTTATCTTATTAGTAAAAATTATATTGTCTATTAATGAACCACTTATTTCACTCATTATTTGTCTTTGATAACTTGGTGAATTTTTAGGAAGTAACATAAAAACTACATTGTCGATTTCTTCATTTGAATCTAGCACGATTCTATTCTCTAGTTTTATTATTGATAACTTCATAATATCTATTCTTTCACTCATACAATGTAACAATAGAATTTTTGATTCTTCTATATATGGAATTGAGATTTTTAATCTTTCTTTTAACGATTCTTTTATAGAGATTATATCTTCACTAGATTTTGCAAATATTCTTGATGAGTCTTCAATAAGCTCACTTAAATCTTTACTTTCAAATTTTTCAAATCTAATTTCCTCTAAAAATTGAAGAATATCTTTTCCTATATTCATACTTTCTGTTATCTGTTCATATACTTTATTCTTACTCTTAGTATCATTTTTCGCATTTAAATTGATTAATTTATTTTGAGCTATAGATTTTATTTTTTCCTTGATTATCTGTTCATCATCTAAACTCATAAATGGACCTACACATATATAATTTAAACTTGTATTTAACTCAACTGTAGACACTATTAAATCAACATCTTTTTCCTTTAAATACTCTTCATCTATGTTTATAGCTGATATGGTTTCAAGTATATTTAAATTAGGAAATTTATTTTCAATCTTAGTTGATAAGAATCTTGAAGTACCTATTCCAGTGGGACATGCCACAACAATATTTATATTAGTATTCATCATAAGATTTTTTTCTATGGCTGATGCAAAGTGCATTGCAATATATCCTATTTCTGATTCAGGTATTGAATTTATATTTAGTTTATCTTTTATAATTCTAGAAATCTTTTCAACTCCATCATAGGCATATGAATACTTGCTTTTTATTTCATCTAAAAGAGGATTTCTTATTTCTAATCCCATATTCAATCTATTTATAGAAGGCCCTAAGTGATTTGCTAGGTCTTTAAATAACCTCTCGTCATTTTTTAAACTTATTTTAAATTCATCTTCCGCCAAATCTATCATCTTATTTGTAATTTCCATTATTTCTATATCATCTAAGTTTAAAGCCTTATGGTTTGAAGATGACCTTTGCTTTGCACCTCTTATATGCATGGTTATATATCCAACCTCATCTACTGGTATATCCATGTTAAAATCTGTTTCCATACCTTTTACGATTTCTTTAGCTAATTTAAACTCTTCTGTTATAGATAATTCTTTTAGAAACTCTTTATCCATAGTTATATTTTCACCATTTTTTATCCTCTGTAAGGCTAATGAAATATGAACTACAAGCCCTATATATGCACTATCAGCTAAATTTACATCTAAATCTGAAAGCTTCTTTGTTAATGTAGCTTCAACTTTTCTTATTATGCACCTGTCCATTAAATTTAAAAGTCTATTTTCACTTAAAATTTCTATTGCTTTATCTGTTTGTATATTTTCACTTATATTTCTGACCATATCTAGTATTTCTTTTTCATTGAATGAATCGTATATAAGATTTACATATGCCTCTCTAAAGCTTTTTTCTTGACCTTTTAAATAGACACCAAGCCCTGGTTTTCTAACAAGCTCAATATCAAATCTTTCCAACCATTTACTTGCTAAGGCAAAATCATTATTCAGTACCCCTTCAGATACCTTTAATATTTTTGCAAAATAATAGGATTTTACTGGCTCGTTAGAAACTAGTAGCTTTGATAATATAATTAAATTTCTTTCTTCCTTGCTGTATTCTTTTTCTATTTTTTCTTCTTCTAACAACTCAATTATAAAGTTTTGATTTTCTATATTTTCCTCTAAAATCAATCCCACTCCTGGTTTTTTTACAAAGTTAAAATCATTTTCATCAAACCATTTTTCAATTCCAGACATATCTCTAAGTACAGTTCTTGAACTTAACTCTAAAGTCCCTGCAATCTCAGAAATAGTTATTGGAATGTTTTTCTTTGAATTTTCTACTATCATTAGTATTATCTTTTTTTGCCTAGATGTAATCTTCTTTTTTTTCAAATTATCCACTCCTAATTAGTGGTACTTTTTATTTTTATTTAGATTCTAATCTTTTAAACAATGTATCTAAATTTGGGTCATTTAAAAAATTGTTTATTGAAACTATCTCAACACTTGAATTATTCTTAGCAACTCTTTCAACTAATGTATTGTGAGTTACTACTATTTGTGTATCATCTGGAAGATTATCAACAGATGAATTTGTAATTTCTATATTTAAGTCTAAGTTTTTTATTCTATTTTTAAATCTGGAAGCTCCCATTGCACTCGAACCCATTCCTGCATCACATGCAAATACAATCTTCTTAATCTCATTTACTTCAAGCTGTTTTTCGTCAATATTTTTCTCAGAGTTCTTACTTGCAGATTTCATATCACTCATTTTTGCTTTAGCTTCTTCTAAAGAAGTACTGTCTTCTTCACTTTGATTTGCTGAAGCTCTCTTAACAAATGGTGCTGCCACTAAGAATGATACAACTGTTGCCACTGCAACTCCTGCTAATACTGGAAGTAATCCTCCCTTTGGAGCTAGTGCCATAAGTGCAAATATACTTCCTGGTGATGGTGCTGCTACAAGCCCAGCTCCTAATATTGAAAAAGTCAATATTCCTGCTGCTCCACCTGCCATTGTAGCCAATATTAAAACTGGATTCATTAAAATATATGGGAAGTAAATTTCATGGATACCACCAAAGAAATGTATTATTACAGCTCCTGGTGCTGATTGTTTTACACTTCCTCTACTAAACATCCAATATGCTAATAGAACTCCTAAACCTGGTCCAGGGTTACTTTCTAGTAAGAACATTATAGATTTACCTGCTTCTTTTGCCTCAGCTATACCTATAGGCCCTAATATACCATGATTTATTGCATTGTTTAAGAATAATACTTTTCCAGGTTCTATAAATACTGAAACTAGAGGCAATAAACTTTTGCTAACTATAAATTGAACTCCAGATTCTATAAGAGCTGTCCCTGCTACTATTGCTGGTCCAATTGCATAAAATCCTAGTATTGCAAGAAGCATACCTATTATACCTATTGAAAAGTTATTTACTAACATTTCAAATCCTGTTGGTATCTTTCCATCTACAAATTTATCAAACTTCTTAATTACCCATCCTGCAAATGGTCCCATTATCATTGCTCCGATAAACATTGGTATATCTGCACCAACAATTACTCCCATAGCTGCTGCTGCACCTATTACGCCACCTCTTTGTCCTGCTATTGCTTTACCACCAGTATAAGCTATCAATAGTGGTAAAAGGTATTTTATCATTGGGTCACCTATAGTACTCAATTTTTCATTAGGCATCCATCCTGTTGGTATAAATAATGCTGTTATAAGACCCCATGCTATAAAAGCTCCTATATTTGGCATTACCATACCACTTAAAAATTTCCCTACTCGCTGTATAGATGTCTTTATTGTCGATTGATTAGAACTACTCATAATTTTACCTCCTCTTGAATTATATTCTATATCGATATGATTCCCTTTTGTTATACTTTTATTATAGAGTTTATATTTTATAGTAACAACTTTAAGAAACCGTTTCTATGTCACTTTAGATAATGACATTTGTCATTTTAGTTTTTGTTTAATTTTATTTATGTAGTATTTTGGAGTATATGATTTTGTAAATAATACTATTTTTATAAAATATTTAAATTTAATAGAAATGAAAATAATAATTCAGTTAAATAAATTTATTAAATGTACTTTTGGATATACTAATATAGATTTAATTTATCTGTATTTTTGAGGTTTATACACTCTCTAGTAATATTATCAATATAAACTATACAAATGTAATTATATGAATCACTAAAGATTAATTTTAAATTAGCTACTATTAAACACTAAACATTATTTAATATACAACTTTACCCTATAAGGCAATATATATTAAACAAATTTAATTAAAATAGTTTAAATTTTTCAAAAATCTCAATATTTGACAAAATACTTTAATAAAATTAAAGAATAAGTTATAATTAATACTATCAATTATAAAAAGTATAAAAATATAAGGAGTGATTAAAAAATGGCGTTTTATTTTGATACACCATCACATACTTTCAGTGAATACCTTCTTGTACCAGGTTTCTCTTCTACTGATTGTATACCTGCTAATGTAAGTTTAAAAACACCTGTTACTAAATTTAAAAAGGGCGAGGAAGCAGATATTTATATGAATATACCTTTGACTTCTGCTATTATGCAATCTGTTTCTGATGACAAAATGGCTATTGCACTTGCTAAAGAAGGTGGTA from Clostridioides difficile ATCC 9689 = DSM 1296 includes the following:
- a CDS encoding mannitol-1-phosphate 5-dehydrogenase, producing the protein MKKAIQFGAGNIGRGFIGGLLVKSGYHVVFADVNEDILNSINKDKKYTIHIRDVECIDEVIDNISAVSSIKEEIIDEIVQAEIITTAVGPLVLTKIASTIAKGIKARKEKGLTSNLNIIACENAIYASSSLKEEVLKYLNKEEVEYLEMYVGFPNCSVDRIVPPGKNENPLDVTVENFYEWNVEKQGFKGEIPTIVGMNLADNLMAYIERKLFTLNTGHAITAYIGYLKGYKTIEESIKDKFICDIVKSAMVESGEGLIKKYNFDSEVHYKYIDKILNRFKNPYLNDDVLRVGREPLRKLSDKDRLIKPLMTAKSYGLSVDNLILGIGAALHYNNSEDTQSVELQELIKSIGVKKAVAKIANISNDEELLNNIEKSYIFMKNL
- a CDS encoding PTS sugar transporter subunit IIA, whose product is MSKVLNENNIFLGLDSVSKEEAITLAGRKLVENGYVKEEYIPAMLEREKVMTTYMGMGVAIPHGVNEAKKEILSSGIVILQFPNGIDFDGEKAYLLIGIAGVGDEHLEILSNIAVVLDDDLTERLKNSNDKQAFMEAFAN
- a CDS encoding BglG family transcription antiterminator; its protein translation is MDNLKKKKITSRQKKIILMIVENSKKNIPITISEIAGTLELSSRTVLRDMSGIEKWFDENDFNFVKKPGVGLILEENIENQNFIIELLEEEKIEKEYSKEERNLIILSKLLVSNEPVKSYYFAKILKVSEGVLNNDFALASKWLERFDIELVRKPGLGVYLKGQEKSFREAYVNLIYDSFNEKEILDMVRNISENIQTDKAIEILSENRLLNLMDRCIIRKVEATLTKKLSDLDVNLADSAYIGLVVHISLALQRIKNGENITMDKEFLKELSITEEFKLAKEIVKGMETDFNMDIPVDEVGYITMHIRGAKQRSSSNHKALNLDDIEIMEITNKMIDLAEDEFKISLKNDERLFKDLANHLGPSINRLNMGLEIRNPLLDEIKSKYSYAYDGVEKISRIIKDKLNINSIPESEIGYIAMHFASAIEKNLMMNTNINIVVACPTGIGTSRFLSTKIENKFPNLNILETISAINIDEEYLKEKDVDLIVSTVELNTSLNYICVGPFMSLDDEQIIKEKIKSIAQNKLINLNAKNDTKSKNKVYEQITESMNIGKDILQFLEEIRFEKFESKDLSELIEDSSRIFAKSSEDIISIKESLKERLKISIPYIEESKILLLHCMSERIDIMKLSIIKLENRIVLDSNEEIDNVVFMLLPKNSPSYQRQIMSEISGSLIDNIIFTNKINKFSIEEMALEVKDIVFNFYTNRLKAFIDK
- a CDS encoding PTS mannitol transporter subunit IICB, whose amino-acid sequence is MSSSNQSTIKTSIQRVGKFLSGMVMPNIGAFIAWGLITALFIPTGWMPNEKLSTIGDPMIKYLLPLLIAYTGGKAIAGQRGGVIGAAAAMGVIVGADIPMFIGAMIMGPFAGWVIKKFDKFVDGKIPTGFEMLVNNFSIGIIGMLLAILGFYAIGPAIVAGTALIESGVQFIVSKSLLPLVSVFIEPGKVLFLNNAINHGILGPIGIAEAKEAGKSIMFLLESNPGPGLGVLLAYWMFSRGSVKQSAPGAVIIHFFGGIHEIYFPYILMNPVLILATMAGGAAGILTFSILGAGLVAAPSPGSIFALMALAPKGGLLPVLAGVAVATVVSFLVAAPFVKRASANQSEEDSTSLEEAKAKMSDMKSASKNSEKNIDEKQLEVNEIKKIVFACDAGMGSSAMGASRFKNRIKNLDLNIEITNSSVDNLPDDTQIVVTHNTLVERVAKNNSSVEIVSINNFLNDPNLDTLFKRLESK